The proteins below are encoded in one region of Syntrophorhabdaceae bacterium:
- a CDS encoding V-type ATP synthase subunit B, translating to MQTSIEFEDKGLQYIGATRIEGPLVVVERVRDVGYDEIVEIIDSAGRPRFGRVLDISDKQAVVQVLEGTTGLSNRNLRARFLGESFRLPVSRQMLGRVFDGLGRPADGGPPPLSAELRDVNGMPINPYARRYPREFIQTGLSAIDGMNALVRGQKLPIFSGNGLPHDRLSAQIMRQARLLEEEVEFSMVFAAMGVKHDVAEFFIRNFRESGALARAVMFFSLADAPSVERLLTPRVALTLAEHLAFDCGQHVLVLLTDMTNYCESLREVGTARGEIPGRKGYPGYLYSDLASIYERAGRIEGSPGSITQMAILTMPADDISHPVPDLTGYITEGQIVLDRDLFQRGVYPPIAGLPSLSRLMKDGVGKGYTREDHPILASQLFACYAYVKRVRGLADVIGEEELSALDKQYLKFGEAFEMRFLRQGEYENRSIETTLELGWDVLSTLPRDELHRVSDALLDRFYRENKDANICEVSA from the coding sequence ATGCAGACCAGCATAGAATTTGAAGATAAGGGTTTACAGTATATAGGTGCTACGAGGATTGAAGGACCACTTGTAGTAGTGGAAAGGGTTAGGGATGTAGGCTATGACGAGATAGTAGAGATAATTGATTCAGCAGGCAGACCACGTTTTGGCCGTGTCCTGGACATATCTGATAAGCAGGCAGTAGTTCAGGTTTTAGAGGGAACAACAGGCCTGTCTAACAGGAATCTGAGAGCCCGTTTCCTTGGAGAAAGTTTTCGGCTACCTGTTTCGAGACAGATGCTTGGTCGTGTCTTTGATGGATTGGGTAGACCTGCTGATGGTGGCCCACCTCCTCTTTCTGCTGAGCTCAGAGATGTAAATGGAATGCCCATAAATCCTTATGCAAGGCGATATCCCAGAGAGTTTATCCAGACAGGGTTGTCTGCCATTGATGGGATGAATGCCCTGGTGAGAGGTCAGAAACTACCTATTTTTTCAGGGAATGGCCTACCCCATGACAGGCTTTCTGCTCAGATTATGAGACAGGCAAGGCTTCTTGAAGAAGAGGTAGAATTTTCCATGGTCTTCGCTGCTATGGGTGTAAAACACGATGTGGCAGAATTTTTTATAAGGAATTTTAGGGAGTCTGGAGCCCTTGCAAGGGCAGTGATGTTTTTCTCTCTTGCTGATGCCCCAAGCGTTGAGAGGCTTCTAACTCCCAGGGTTGCCTTGACCTTAGCTGAACACCTTGCCTTTGACTGTGGTCAGCACGTCCTTGTCCTTCTTACAGATATGACAAACTACTGTGAAAGCCTTCGTGAGGTAGGAACAGCAAGAGGTGAGATACCAGGACGTAAAGGATATCCAGGTTATCTTTACTCAGACCTTGCAAGTATCTATGAGAGGGCAGGACGTATCGAGGGTTCTCCAGGCTCAATCACTCAGATGGCTATACTTACTATGCCAGCAGATGATATAAGCCATCCTGTCCCTGACCTTACAGGTTATATTACAGAGGGCCAGATTGTTCTGGACAGGGATCTGTTCCAGAGAGGTGTTTATCCACCCATAGCAGGGCTTCCAAGCCTTTCCAGACTAATGAAGGATGGGGTTGGAAAGGGCTACACAAGGGAGGACCATCCTATACTGGCGAGCCAGCTATTTGCCTGTTATGCCTATGTAAAAAGGGTAAGAGGGCTCGCCGATGTCATAGGAGAGGAAGAATTGAGTGCCCTTGATAAACAGTATTTGAAGTTTGGTGAGGCATTTGAGATGCGTTTTTTAAGGCAAGGGGAATATGAAAACAGATCCATTGAGACCACCCTTGAGCTTGGATGGGATGTATTATCAACGCTACCCAGGGATGAGTTGCATCGTGTGAGCGACGCCCTTCTTGACAGGTTTTACAGGGAAAATAAGGATGCCAATATCTGTGAGGTAAGCGCTTAG
- a CDS encoding FprA family A-type flavoprotein — protein MKAVEIKPGIYWVGAIDWAIRDFHGYITHNGTTYNNYLIKDRDITLIDTVKHDFNHITIDNIKDVVDPSEIVNVVINHIEPDHVSSIESIMSLCPNATIYISERGKKGLDRYFDTSQWKFKVVKNGETLNIGRYNLLFLETPMLHWPDSMVTYVKEAKLLISQDAFGQHIATTSRFDDEFVACASQFELEDAVIDYYANILMPFGQLIKNKIAEIVKLGIEIDMIAPDHGVIWRKDPGKIIQTYLELAGGKCNLSVTIIYDTMWHSTEQMTVPIMQGIKDEGVDCKVIKLRATAMSVAIKEFWKARGCLIGTPTINNVMFPSVAEFLYHLGGLRPKNRIVGAFGSFGWGGGGVKEAYEMLKKMSLEVFEPGIQIQYKPSREDKDKCYDFGREFAKKVKEYHGENNR, from the coding sequence ATGAAAGCTGTGGAGATAAAACCAGGAATATATTGGGTAGGTGCAATAGATTGGGCAATAAGGGATTTTCATGGTTATATTACGCATAATGGAACGACCTATAACAATTACCTTATAAAAGATAGGGATATTACCTTAATAGACACTGTGAAGCATGATTTCAATCACATAACCATAGATAACATAAAAGATGTGGTCGACCCTTCAGAGATTGTGAACGTGGTAATAAATCACATAGAACCAGACCATGTAAGCAGTATAGAATCTATAATGTCTCTATGCCCTAATGCAACCATATACATATCAGAAAGAGGTAAAAAAGGTCTTGATAGATATTTTGATACATCCCAATGGAAGTTTAAGGTTGTAAAGAATGGAGAGACGCTAAATATAGGAAGATATAACCTTTTATTCCTCGAGACACCTATGCTCCACTGGCCTGACTCTATGGTAACATATGTTAAAGAGGCAAAACTCTTGATTTCACAGGATGCCTTTGGCCAGCACATTGCCACCACATCAAGGTTTGACGATGAATTTGTAGCCTGTGCATCCCAGTTTGAGTTGGAGGATGCTGTCATAGATTATTATGCAAATATACTGATGCCTTTTGGACAGCTTATAAAAAACAAGATCGCAGAGATAGTAAAACTTGGAATAGAGATAGATATGATAGCTCCAGACCACGGTGTTATATGGAGAAAAGACCCTGGAAAAATAATCCAGACATACCTTGAACTTGCCGGCGGTAAGTGCAATCTCAGTGTCACAATAATATACGATACCATGTGGCATAGCACAGAACAGATGACAGTGCCTATAATGCAGGGTATAAAGGATGAGGGTGTTGATTGTAAGGTAATAAAACTCAGGGCAACGGCCATGAGTGTCGCCATAAAAGAGTTCTGGAAGGCAAGAGGCTGTCTAATTGGAACACCAACGATAAACAATGTGATGTTTCCATCTGTAGCAGAGTTTTTATATCATCTTGGAGGTCTTAGACCTAAAAACAGGATTGTGGGTGCCTTTGGAAGCTTTGGCTGGGGTGGTGGAGGTGTAAAAGAGGCATATGAGATGTTGAAAAAGATGAGCCTTGAGGTCTTTGAACCAGGGATACAAATCCAGTATAAACCATCCAGAGAAGACAAAGATAAATGTTATGATTTCGGTAGAGAGTTTGCTAAGAAGGTAAAAGAATATCATGGCGAAAATAATAGATGA
- a CDS encoding bifunctional riboflavin kinase/FAD synthetase codes for MKIFYSVNDIERFSSPVLTIGNYDGVHIGHQRIIKRVIEVAGSMGGTPMLMTFHPHPLSILRPERHLGLLMPFYIKKRFIEGYGIEVLIAMEFTDTLRNTLPEVFVNDMLMEKIGIKALIVGYDFKFGRGGSGNTETLKDMCSSKGIYFEAVDAVTLDGDKVGSNRIRRLILEGNVHRASQLLGRPYFIEGKVIGGEKRGRAIGYPTINLDTSFDIIPKQGVYISEIGLESNRFPSVTNIGRNPTFNGKKLTIESFILDFNEDIYGKDIALYFHDHIRDEKRFNSPEELKEQISKDVDKAKEFFNKKVIISKTR; via the coding sequence ATGAAAATTTTCTACTCTGTCAACGATATAGAGAGATTTTCAAGTCCTGTTCTCACCATAGGCAATTATGACGGTGTCCATATAGGCCATCAAAGGATAATCAAGAGGGTAATAGAGGTAGCAGGCTCAATGGGTGGAACGCCTATGCTTATGACCTTTCATCCCCATCCTTTAAGTATATTGAGACCTGAAAGGCATTTAGGGTTATTGATGCCTTTTTATATAAAAAAGAGGTTTATAGAAGGATATGGTATTGAGGTGCTCATTGCCATGGAGTTTACCGATACATTGAGAAATACCCTACCTGAGGTTTTTGTCAACGATATGCTAATGGAAAAAATTGGCATAAAAGCGCTTATAGTGGGGTATGATTTTAAATTCGGCAGAGGTGGTTCAGGCAATACAGAGACCCTCAAGGATATGTGTTCATCAAAAGGGATATATTTCGAGGCCGTAGATGCTGTAACCCTTGATGGTGATAAGGTGGGCAGCAATAGGATCAGAAGGCTGATCCTTGAAGGAAATGTTCATAGGGCATCACAGCTTCTTGGTAGACCATATTTTATTGAAGGAAAGGTTATAGGAGGAGAAAAAAGGGGGAGGGCAATCGGGTATCCTACTATCAATCTTGACACGTCCTTTGATATCATACCTAAACAGGGTGTCTATATAAGCGAGATAGGTTTAGAATCAAACAGGTTTCCTTCAGTTACAAATATAGGTCGTAACCCCACATTTAACGGAAAAAAACTAACCATAGAGAGTTTTATCCTTGATTTTAATGAAGATATCTACGGAAAAGACATTGCATTATATTTCCATGACCACATAAGGGATGAAAAGAGGTTTAACAGCCCTGAGGAACTAAAGGAGCAGATTAGTAAAGATGTAGATAAGGCAAAGGAATTCTTCAATAAAAAGGTAATCATTAGCAAAACACGGTAA
- a CDS encoding YqaA family protein, with protein MEQALATKQNIIKRLYDWVLHWADTPYGTPALFLLAFTESSFFPVPPDVLLIALCLSIPTRSFYYALICSIGSVLGGAFGYLIGITFMDTIGMKILAFYGFNEQYTYVQQLYMKYDAWAVGIAGFTPIPYKVFTISAGAFKISFPVFIIASVVSRSLRFFIVAGLIYAFGKPIKGFIDRYFNILCIVFTVLLIGGFIVIRYIF; from the coding sequence TTGGAACAAGCTTTAGCAACAAAACAAAATATAATAAAAAGGCTTTATGATTGGGTGCTCCACTGGGCAGACACGCCTTATGGAACCCCTGCACTCTTTCTCCTTGCCTTTACCGAGTCATCCTTCTTTCCTGTGCCTCCTGATGTCCTGCTTATTGCCCTTTGTCTATCTATACCTACAAGGTCTTTTTATTATGCACTTATATGCTCTATAGGCTCTGTTTTAGGCGGTGCCTTTGGATATCTAATAGGTATAACATTTATGGATACCATAGGGATGAAGATCCTTGCCTTTTATGGTTTTAATGAACAATATACATATGTCCAGCAATTATATATGAAATACGATGCATGGGCAGTAGGTATAGCAGGTTTTACCCCTATACCTTATAAGGTCTTTACAATCAGCGCAGGGGCTTTCAAGATATCCTTTCCTGTTTTTATAATCGCATCTGTTGTATCGAGGAGCCTTCGTTTCTTTATTGTGGCAGGTCTAATATACGCCTTTGGAAAACCCATCAAGGGTTTTATAGACAGATATTTTAATATTTTATGTATTGTCTTTACCGTCCTGTTGATAGGCGGTTTTATAGTAATAAGGTATATTTTTTGA
- a CDS encoding V-type ATP synthase subunit D, translating to MAKLNIAPTKSNLLTLQRQLEFAEEGYDLLEQKRQILIFELMSRLERARETEQRVVELLKKAFTALQNASMDIGSEALEKASMAVKMEHEIEITDQHLMGMRIPRIKAKTELPGVHFGITGTSASADMAMEGFVNVLPVIAELAELSNAVIRLAQELRKTQRRCNALSKIFMPSYKETINYIIGTLEERERESFVIMKMVRDRLEQSMSDND from the coding sequence ATGGCAAAATTAAACATTGCCCCTACTAAGTCCAATCTTCTTACACTCCAGAGACAACTTGAGTTTGCTGAAGAAGGCTATGACCTCCTTGAACAGAAAAGACAGATACTTATATTTGAGCTAATGAGTAGGCTGGAGCGTGCCCGCGAGACAGAGCAGAGAGTAGTTGAATTACTAAAAAAGGCCTTTACAGCATTGCAGAACGCCTCTATGGATATTGGATCAGAGGCATTAGAAAAGGCATCCATGGCTGTAAAAATGGAACATGAGATTGAGATAACAGATCAGCACCTTATGGGCATGAGGATACCGAGAATCAAGGCAAAAACCGAGTTGCCTGGAGTCCATTTTGGTATAACAGGCACCTCCGCCAGTGCAGACATGGCTATGGAGGGGTTTGTAAATGTGCTTCCTGTTATCGCTGAGCTTGCAGAACTCTCCAATGCAGTCATAAGATTGGCACAGGAATTAAGAAAGACCCAGAGGAGATGTAATGCCCTCTCAAAGATATTTATGCCCAGCTATAAAGAGACCATCAATTATATAATCGGAACATTGGAAGAAAGGGAGAGAGAGTCTTTTGTTATCATGAAGATGGTAAGAGATCGCCTTGAGCAGTCAATGTCAGACAATGATTAA
- a CDS encoding flavodoxin family protein — MKIVVFNGSPRINGNTELLLNEALKAIDQKKHNLKVFRLNNMVIKPCQDCGGCDNTGTCIIKDDMDEIYEAIREAHRIILASPIFFSGLSAQSKVMIDRCQALWCEKYLLKREIPQGIYGRRGLVLLVGGMKKDTGIKCGEAQATAFLRSISIPVHEALGFTGIDKKGEILKNPDILKKSYEAAKRLINE, encoded by the coding sequence ATGAAAATTGTTGTATTCAATGGAAGTCCAAGAATAAATGGTAACACAGAACTGTTATTAAACGAGGCATTAAAAGCCATAGACCAAAAAAAACATAATCTAAAGGTCTTCAGGCTAAATAATATGGTTATAAAACCTTGTCAGGATTGTGGAGGATGTGATAATACAGGGACTTGTATTATTAAAGACGATATGGATGAAATATACGAAGCCATAAGGGAGGCGCACAGGATTATTCTTGCCTCCCCCATATTTTTTTCAGGGCTATCTGCTCAATCAAAGGTCATGATTGATAGATGTCAGGCTCTATGGTGTGAAAAATACCTCCTAAAAAGAGAGATACCCCAGGGTATATACGGAAGAAGAGGTCTCGTGCTGCTTGTTGGTGGTATGAAAAAGGATACGGGCATAAAATGTGGAGAAGCACAGGCAACAGCATTCTTGAGGTCAATAAGCATCCCTGTCCATGAAGCCCTGGGTTTTACAGGTATAGATAAAAAAGGTGAGATATTGAAAAACCCCGATATATTGAAAAAATCCTATGAAGCAGCAAAGAGGCTAATAAATGAGTGA
- a CDS encoding rubrerythrin family protein: protein MAKTEENLKAAFAGESQANRKYLAFAKKAEEEGYKQVAKLFRAAAEAETVHAHNHLRELKGIKSTKENLEEAINGESYEFQSMYPAMIKTAQEEGNKSAERSFHIANEVEKVHANLYKKALENLGKNEEFDYYICKVCGYTAEKDAPEICPVCGAKKVAFYKVD from the coding sequence ATGGCAAAAACAGAGGAAAACCTTAAGGCTGCATTTGCAGGGGAATCACAGGCAAATAGAAAATATCTTGCATTTGCAAAAAAGGCAGAGGAAGAGGGATACAAACAGGTGGCAAAACTCTTTAGGGCTGCGGCAGAGGCAGAAACAGTCCATGCTCACAATCACCTAAGGGAGCTTAAAGGTATAAAATCCACAAAAGAAAACCTGGAAGAGGCAATAAACGGTGAATCTTATGAATTTCAGAGCATGTATCCTGCAATGATAAAGACAGCCCAAGAAGAAGGAAATAAAAGCGCAGAAAGGAGTTTTCATATTGCCAATGAAGTAGAGAAGGTCCATGCAAACCTCTATAAAAAGGCACTTGAAAACCTGGGAAAGAACGAAGAATTTGATTATTATATATGCAAGGTTTGCGGTTACACTGCTGAAAAAGATGCCCCTGAGATTTGTCCTGTGTGCGGAGCAAAAAAGGTTGCCTTTTATAAAGTAGATTGA